The stretch of DNA TCGCAGGCAAGAAAAAACCGGAAGGCCCTCTCGGACCTTCCGGCTTCTTACGCCCCTTTCAAGGCGATTTTGGTGGGTCGTGTGGGATTCGAACCTACGACCAATTGGTTAAAAGCCAACTGCTCTACCAACTGAGCTAACGACCCAAAAATGGTCGGGGTAGGGGGATTCGAACTCCCGACATCCTGCTCCCAAAGCAGGCGCGCTACCGGACTGCGCTATACCCCGATTGGAATTTGGCTCCGCGACCAGGACTCGAACCTGGGACCCAATGATTAACAGTCATTTGCTCTACCGACTGAGCTATCGCGGAACTACTTCCATCTCCTCGGCTGGCTTGCTGTGTTGCTTACAAACCCCCTTCAGAGGCGCGCCATTTTACGGTTCTCGGCGCAGCTGTCAACAGAAAAAATACGATTTACTACAATGATTTGCGAGTGGGTTTGATCTAGGCATCAAGCGAGGCCCGAAGCGAGCCGGAGCGGCCGTGCAGCCGCCCCGACTAAGCAGCCTTTAAGACGCAGCGAAGCTGATGTCGTCGCCCTCCACCTTGCCGACAATGGCGGAGCCCGGCTCGAAGGCCCCAGACAGGATGCTTTGAGCAAGTGGGTTTTCGATCCAGCGCTGGATGGCACGCTTCAGCGGACGGGCGCCATAGACCGGGTCATAACCGACGGCCACCAGCTTGTCGATGGCCTCTTCGCTGAGCTCCAGACTCAATTCGCGCTCCGCTAGCCTTTGCTGCAGACGACCCAGCTGAATCTGTGCGATGCCAGCAATCTGCTCGCGTGCCAGCGGATCAAATACAACCACCTCGTCGATACGGTTGATGAATTCCGGCCGGAAGTGGCTGCTCACCGCATCCATGACAGCGGCACGTTGAGCATCGGGGTCACCGACCAGCTCCTGGATTTGACTCGAGCCCAGATTCGACGTCATCACGATCACTGTGTTGCGGAAGTCCACCGTACGCCCATGGCTATCGGTCAGGCGGCCGTCTTCAAGAACCTGCAGGAGAATATTGAAAACATCCGGATGGGCCTTTTCGACTTCGTCCAGCAGGACCACCGAGTAAGGCTTGCGACGCACGGCCTCGGTCAGATAGCCGCCCTCCTCATAGCCGACGTAGCCCGGCGGCGCGCCTATCAGCCGCGCCACGGAATGCTTCTCCATGAATTCGGACATGTCGATGCGGATCATCGCCTCTTCGGTATCAAAGAGGAACTCCGCCAGCGCTTTGCACAGCTCGGTCTTGCCCACACCGGTCGGGCCGAGAAACAGGAACGAACCACTGGGGCGGTTCGGGTCAGCCAGACCGGCACGAGAGCGCCGAACAGCGTTAGCGACCGAAACCACGGCCTCGTGCTGGCCGATCACGCGCTGATGCAGCAGATCCTCCATCTTGAGGAGTTTCTCACGCTCGCCTTCGAGCATTTTCGACACCGGGATGCCCGTCCACTTCGAGACCACCTCAGCGATCTCCTCATCGGTCACCTTATTACGCAGCAACTGGTTCTCAGTTTTTCCATGCTGATCCACCATTTGCAGGCTGCGCTCGAGGTCCGGGATGACGCCGTACTGCAACTCCGCCATCCGTGCCAGGTCGCCCTTGCGTCGAGCCGCTTCAAGATCAGCCTTGGCCTGCTCGATCTTCTGCTGCATTTGAGCGGAACCCTGTACTTCAGCCTTCTCCGACTTCCAGATTTCCTCCAGATCGGCGTATTCGCGCTCTAGCTTGACGATTTCCTCGTCGAGCTTGGCCAAGCGCTTCTTGGTCGCTTCATCGTCCTCATTTTTCAGCGCTTCACGCTCGATCTTCAACTGGATCAGACGCCGATCCAGGCGATCCAGCTCCTCCGGCTTGGAGTCAATCTCCATGCGGATGCGGCTGGCCGCCTCGTCTATCAAATCGATCGCCTTGTCCGGCAGCTGCCGGTCAGTGATATAGCGGTGCGACAGCTTCGCGGCCGCAATGATTGCGCCATCGGTAATCGAAACGCCGTGGTGCACTTCATAGCGCTCTTTCAGGCCGCGCAAGATAGCGATCGTGTCCTCCTCGCTCGGCTCATCGACCTGCACACGCTGGAAGCGCCGCTCCAGCGCTGCGTCCTTTTCAATGTACTGGCGATACTCATCGAGCGTCGTGGCGCCGACGCAATGCAACTCGCCACGCGCGAGCGCCGGCTTGAGCATGTTGCCTGCATCCATGGCGCCTTCAGCCTTGCCGGCGCCGACCATCGTGTGCAACTCGTCGATAAACAGGATCACGCGGCCTTCCTGCTTGCTCAGCTCGTTCAGCACCGCCTTGAGGCGCTCCTCGAACTCCCCGCGAAACTTGGCGCCGGCAATAAGCGAACCCATATCGAGGGCCAGCAAACGCTTGTCTTTGAGACCGTCCGGAACCTCGCCGTTGACGATACGCTGCGCCAGCCCTTCGACGATGGCGGTTTTACCGACGCCCGGCTCACCGATCAGGACGGGATTGTTCTTGGTGCGGCGCTGCAGGACCTGAATGGTTCGACGAATTTCGTCATCGCGGCCAATCACCGGATCGAGTTTTCCGTCCTCAGCACGCTTGGTCATGTCCACCGTGTATTTATCCAGCGCCTGGCGAGATTCCTCGGCATTAGGGTCGTTGACCGCATCGCCGCCGCGCAGATTGCTGATGGCATTCTCCAGCGCCTTTTTGCTGACACCCTGCGCCAGCAGCAGCTTGCCCAGACGGGTATTGCTGTCCAGCGCAGCGAGCAAGACCAGTTCACTGGAGATGTATTGGTCGCCCTTCTGCTGCGCCAGGCGGTCCGCCTGATTGAGCAAACGCGCCAGATCCTGCGACATATTCATGTCGCCCGTCGGGTTCTGGAGCTTGGGCAACTGGTCCAGCTCTCTGGTCAGTGCCTGGCGCAGACCATTGATATCGAAGCCCACCTGCATCAGCAGCGGCCTGATGGAGCCGCCTTGCTGATCGAGCAACGCCTGCATCAGATGCAGTGGCTCGATGGACGGATGATCCAGGCCGACGGCAATGGATTGAGCATCGGAGAGTGCAAGCTGAAGCTTGCTGGTTAAACGATCGATACGCATGAAATCACCTTTTAGGTAAGGCAGGCCGGCGCTCTCAATCGCACCTCGAACAAAAGCCTGCGAGATGGAACTTAGATGAGGCTAATTGTTGAGGATTCAAGTCGAATGGCACTGATCCAGATCATCTGAACGGACCGAATCAAGCCGTTCAGGTATCTCCGCGAAGCGGCACGCACTCCGGCCGCGCAGTGGCGATGACGCGCTAGTGGTCGAGCCAGATCAGGCTAGCGAAGCGCCCAGTACGGGCAGCCCGGCGGTATGAATAGAATCGAGGATCGCTGACGGTGCAGAAACCGCCCCCGAATACAGCCGTGACATTACATGCAGCGAGGCGAATGCGGGCAAGCTGGTAGATGTCGGCCATGTAGCGCCCGGGATTGCCGCTAAGGGTGAAGGCGTCGCACGCCGCGGCATGCTGCGAGACAAACGCATCCCGCACCTCGGCGCCCACTTCAAACCTGCCTGGCCCGATCGCCGGTCCAAGCCAGGCCATCAGCTGGGTAGGCGATTCGCCCAACGCCACCACCGTCGCTTCCAGCATACCGGCCGCCAATCCACGCCAACCTGCATGCGCGGCCGCCACTCGACTCCCTGCCGAATCGCAAAATAGCACCGGCAGACAATCGGCAGTCAGCACTGCGCAGGCGACTCCCTTCCGGGTTGTCCAACAGGCGTCCGCGGTAGGCCGCGCCTGCGGATCAGCCTCTATCACGACATTTGAATGTACCTGGCTCATCCAGGCGGGTTCGCTGCCGAGCGCTCGTTGCAGCCGCTGCCGATTAGCGGCCACGGCTTCGGGTCTATCGTCGACGTGATCGCCCAGATTGAAACTATCGAACGGAGGCTGGCTCACGCCCCCGCTGCGCGTGGTGACAACGGCTTTGACCGAATCAGGTGCCGGCCAGTCAGGCAAAATCCAGTCGTCTGGCCAGTCGCTCAACCTACGAACGCCTCGCGATCCTGCTGCAGGAGGGTCAGCAGCCAAACAAAATCATCCGGTAATGGCGACTCCCATTTCAGCCGTTCGCCGGTCACCGGATGGTCCAGCTCCAGGAAACGTGCATGCAGGGCTTGGCGGGGGAAATCGCGCAGCGTCTGAACCATGGTCGGGTTCGCCGCGGGCGGGATGCGAAAGCGTCCGCTATATAGCGGGTCGCCGACCAGTGGATAACCAATATGCGTCATGTGCACGCGAATCTGATGTGTGCGGCCGGTCTCCAGCTTCACCCGAACGTGGGTGTGCGAGCGGAAGCGTTCAAGTACCCGAAAGTGACTGACGGCGGGCTTGCCCCCTTCAACGACCGCCATGCGCTGGCGCTGCTGACCGTGCCGCCCGATCGGCGCATCAACGGTGCCGCCAGTGATGATCACGCCAATCACAATGGCCTCATAGATGCGACTGACGCTGCGCGCCTGCAGCTGCTCAACCAGCCGTGTCTGCGCCTGCAGCGTTTTCGCTACGACCATCAGGCCCGTCGTATCCTTGTCCAACCGATGCACGATGCCCGCTCGCGGCACATTAATGATGTTCGGAACGTGATGCAGCAAGGCGTTGAGCAGCGTGCCGTCGGCATGCCCAGCGGCTGGATGCACCACGATCCCGGATGGCTTGTTCAGCACCAGGATGTGCTCATCCTCAAAGACGATATCCAGCGGAATGTCCTGTGCAACCCACTCGCCCTGCGCTTGCTGCTCGGCGGCAAGCTCCAGAACCGCGCCGGCATGCACGGTGTCACGGGGCCGCAGTGCAGCACCATCGACCTTCAACCGACCGTCCTTGATCCACGCAGCCAGGCGTGAGCGGGAATGCTCAGAAAACAACTGAGCCGCAACCTGATCAAGGCGCTGCCCACCGAGGTCGAACGGCACCTCGGCGCGAAGATGAATGGCCTGGGTGGAGATCGTGGACATAATTTAGGGACGCTTCATAAAGGAATGGGGTAGTACGGCGCGCTGCGAGACATTGCAGGTTATCGCCAGGAGCACTGTATAGAGGCTCGCGATATCCGGACCCACCGGCCTACAGCAAATTGGGCTGCGACTCAGCCAGCTCACTTCGATGAGCCCGCCTTCGGCAGTGACGCGGGTGAGCCTTTGGTTTCGGCAACACGCTTGTGGTTAAATACGGCGTCTTTGTCCCGGCCAGCCGGGGCGCTCATCATAACAGGACGGCTCAGCGCGAGACAGCCAGCCGTCACAGGGACGCAAGCCGCCATGCAAGTGAAACACCTGCTGCTGATCGCCATTTTCGCCCTCACCGCTGCCTGTTCGTCCAACGAAACCATTAGCGAAAACCTCGGCGAAGCGGAACTGTACCGGCAGGCGCAGGCCGATCTGGACAATAAGAGCTACACCAGCGCCATCAACAAACTGAAGGCGTTGGAGTCCCGCTATCCATTCGGCCGTTTCGCTGAGCAGGCGCAGCTGGAACTGATCTACGCTTACTACCGCAACACCGAGCCAGAAGCCGCTCGTTCCTCTGCCGAGCGATTTATTCGCCTGCACCCTCAACATCCCAGTGTCGACTATGCCTATTACCTGAAGGGCCTGGCGTCGTTCGATCAGGACCGCGGGCTCCTCGCACGCTTTCTGCCGCTAGACATGACCAAGCGTGACCCGGGCGCGGCACGTGACTCATTCAACGAATTCGCGCAGCTGACCACACGCTTCCCGAACAGCCGCTATGCACCGGACGCCAAGGCGCGGATGGTCTATCTGCGCAATCTGCTTGCGGCAAACGAGATTCATGTTGCGGACTACTACCTGCGACGCCAGGCGTATGTGGCCGCCGCCAACCGTGGCCGCTATGTGGTAGAAAACTTCCAAGGCACTCCAGCCGTGGGCGATGGCCTGGCCGTCATGACCGAAGCCTATCAGCGCTTAGGATTGGAAGACCTCGCCGGTACCAGTTTGGAAACGCTCAAACTCAATTACCCTGAGCATCCGAGCTTGGAAGACGGCGAATTCGTGCCGCGCCAACAGGAAGCCGATAACCGTAGCTGGCTCTCCCGCGCCACGCTCGGACTGATCGAAACCGAGAACAGAGCCCCAGACAGCTCGCAATCCAACCGCGACGTCGTGCGTCAGTATGAAAACGCCGCACAGGACCTGCCTGACGAACTGCGCCCAGTGCTGAGGGAAGCCGAGGCAGAAGCAGAAGCAGAGGACGAACAGCAAGACCGCTCCTGGTGGAGCTACCTGACCTTCGGCCTGTTCGACTGATTGCCCTACCGCAGCCTGCCACACCGGCGGGCCCGCATGGCTTAGCCAGGAAGTAGATATGGGTCTGTTTCGTCTGTTGTTCTGGATCATCCTGATCGCCGCCGCATTCTGGCTGTGGCGCCGTCTGACAACCAAACCCACGACCAACACGCCACGAGAGACAACTGTGGCCACGGTTCGCTGCGCTGAATGCGGCGTGCACCTGCCACGTGAGCAGGCGTTGCAGAATCATGATCGGTGGTATTGCAGCCAGGCGCACCTGGAACAGGACAGCAAGTCGGGTGGTAACTGAGCACCTGACGTTCCTAGGCCAGCAGGGCCGACGGATCCTTCGCCTCTATCATCTTTATCGCGTCGCGATTGGCCTCGTGCTGGTCCTGCTCATCAGCAGCGATCTACACAGCGACCTGATGCGCATGATCAACCCAGGCGCGTTTCACTTCGGCGCCTGGCTTTACCTGATTCTCAACATCCTCATCGCCGTGCTGCTGCAGAACCCGAAACGGGAACTGCCTGTTCTGGCGCTCGCCCTGTTAGACGTGACCCAACTCGCGGCGCTGTTCTACTTTGCCGGCGGGACACCCAGCGGCATTGGCAACCTGCTGATTGTCGCGGTCGCCATCGCGAATATCCTGCTGCACGGCCGCGTTGGTTTTTTTATTGCCGCAGTTGCCGCAGCCGGGCTCATCTACCTGACCTTTTATTTAAGCCTCAACGATAGCGCTGCGAGCAGCCAGTATGTTCAGGCTGCCGCACTGGGCACGCTGTGTTTTGCAGCGGCGTTGCTGGTACAAGGGTTGACCCGACGCCTGCAGGTCAGCGAAACCCTCGCTCGGCAGCGCGCCGAGGAAGTCGCGAATCTCGAAGCGCTGAACGCGCAAATCCTGCAACGCATGCGCACCGGGATCCTCGTGCTCGACTCTCAGGAGCGCATACTGCTGGCCAATCAGGGCGCACTCGAATTGCTCGGGCAGCAGGAATTGACGGGCGAACGCCTCGCACCGCGCTGTCCCGATCTGATCAAAGGCTTGCAGCAGTGGCGTGACAATCCGACGCTGCGGCCTCGCAACTTCAAGGCAACCGCCGAAGGCGCCACACTTCAGCCAAGCTTCGCCACTCTGCAACACGGCGTAAAGCAGGACACATTGGTCTTTCTCGAAGACATCTCACACATCGCGCAGAAGGCGCAGCAGCTCAAGCTCGCCTCACTGGGCCGCTTGACTGCGAGCATCGCCCACGAGATCCGCAATCCGCTCGGCGCGATCAGCCATGCCGCTCAGCTGCTGCAGGAGTCGGAGATGCTCGACGCAGCGGATCTACGACTCACGCAGATCATCCAGGATCATTCGCGACGAATGAACCTCGTGATCGAGAATATCCTTCAGCTGTCGCGCCGTCGCCAAGCGGAGCCGCAGCTCCTAGATCTGAAATACTGGGTACATCGGTTCGCCAGCGAATTTCGCGAAACGTTGCCAGCCGACCAACAGGTGCATGTGGAGACCCGTGGCAGTTCACTGCAAACCCGCATGGACCCGAATCAGCTGATCCAGGTCCTGACTAACCTGGTGCAGAATGGACTGCGCTACAGCGGCCACAATCGCAAGCAGTCGCAGGTATGGCTCAAGTTGTTCCGTGACGAAAGCAGTGACCTGCCGGTGCTTGAAGTGCTTGATGACGGACCGGGCGTGCCGGCTGAGCAGGTTCAGAATATCTTCGAGCCATTTTTCACGACGGAAAACAAGGGCACCGGACTGGGGCTCTATATTTCCCGGGAGTTGTGTGAAAGCAATCAGGCTCGTCTGGACTATCGTGAACGAGACGAGGGCGGTAGCTGCTTTCGTATCGTCTTCGCACATCCGCGCAAGCTGAGCTAAGGTCTGCCGAGGCGGCAGCGGGTCACACATCGGCAAGGTCGGGGTACAAAGCAACAGCTGTAGCGTTAACATTGCAGCCCGCACCGCCCACATCACTGAAAGACTCGAGACCATGACCGCCCGCCAAAAAGCGCTGATCATCGATGACGAACCCGATATCCGGGAGCTGCTGGAGATCACGCTCGGGCGGATGAAGCTCGACACACGCAGCGCTCGCAACCTCAAGGAGGCGCGCGAGTGTCTGGCCAGGGAGCATTACGACCTGTGTCTGACCGACATGCGCCTGCCCGACGGGTGTGGATTGGAGCTGGTGCAGTTCATTCAGCAGCAATACCCGCAGCTCCCCGTTGCGATGATTACCGCTTACGGCAGCCTCGACACCGCCATAGGCGCACTCAAGGCAGGCGCGTTCGACTTTCTCACCAAACCGGTCGACCTCGGACGACTGCGGGAGTTGGTCAATACCGCCCTGCGGCTCCGCACGCCAAATCCCAACGTAACGGTGGACGGCCGCTTGCTTGGCGCGTCGCCGCCTATGAACGTGCTTCGCAAGCAGATCGGCAAACTGGCGCGCAGTCAGGCCCCGGTGTATATCAGCGGCGAATCCGGCAGCGGCAAAGAACTTGTGGCGCGGCTGATCCATGAACAAGGCCCGCGCCATGAGCGCCCTTTTGTGCCAGTCAACTGTGGTGCCATCCCATCTGAGCTGATGGAGAGTGAATTCTTCGGGCACAAGAAGGGTAGTTTCACCGGTGCGATGGAGGACAAACCTGGCCTGTTCCAGGCCGCTAACGGCGGCACATTGTTTCTCGATGAAGTGGCGGACCTCCCCCTTCCAATGCAGGTGAAGCTGCTCCGCGCGATCCAGGAAAAGGCGGTGCGCGCAGTCGGCGGCGCCAAAGAGGTCGTGGTCGACGTGCGAATCCTCTGCGCCACGCACAAGGACTTAGCCAGCGAGGTTGCTGCCGGACGCTTCCGCCAGGATCTGTACTACCGCTTGAACGTCATTGAGTTACGCGTGCCGCCACTTCGCGAGCGCCGTGAAGACGTTGCGCAACTGGCCGAGGTGATGCTTCGCCGCCTCGCCCAGGAATGCGGCGACATGCCCGCCCGGCTGCACCCCGACGCATTGGCAAAGCTGCAAAGCTATCGGTTCCCGGGCAACGTGCGAGAACTGGAAAACATGCTAGAGCGCGCGTACACGCTTTGCGAAGGCGAGGAAATCAAGCCCAGCGATCTGCGTTTGTCCGATGCTCCGGGTATGCCCGAGAATGGCGAAGCGAGCCTGGCTCAGATCGACAATCTCGAAGATCACCTAGAGGATGTCGAGCGCAAGCTAATCATGCAGGCGCTTGAGGAAACCCGCTGGAATCGCACGGCCGCCGCCCAGAGACTGGGCTTGTCATTCCGCTCCATGCGTTATCGCCTGAAGAAACTTGGGCTTGATTGAGCCGCAGCTGCGGCCCCGAAGAGCCGCCGGCCGCTTACCCCTGCGACAGCAGATTGCGAAGATCGATGATCGCAGCGTTGGCACGCGAGATGTAATTGGCCATCACCAGCGAATGATTGGCGAGCACCCCATAGCCGCTGCCATTGAGCACCATGGGGCTCCACAGCGGTTGCTGTGCGGCCTCTAGCTCGCGAATGATCTGCCTGACGCTGATGGCGGCATTCTTCTTCGCCAAGACATCGGCAAAATCCACCTCGATGGCACGCAGCAGATGGGACAACGCCCAAGCCTGGCCCCGCGCCTCGTAGAACACGTTGTCGATGTGTAGCCAGGACGTCTCGACGCGCTCTTCCTCTACCACCTGCTGTACACCTTCGCTCGCCACGTCCGGCGCAACCTGAGCGTCCAGCCTCACCCGACCGACACTGGCAGATAGCCGCTGCGACAGAGAACCCAGTCGGGTGCCGACGTCCCCCAGCCAGTTATTGAGGTTATCGGCTCGGGAATAGAACTGCGCCTTGGGTGCGGGGTCGCTCAGGCGCGCCAGATAGCGATCCAGGTAGCGAATAGCGTTTCGATATTCAGATTCGCTCGCCGGCAGGGCCCAGCTGCGATTGTCAAAATTGAACAAGGGTTCGGCCTTAGACAAATCAGCGTCTTCGGTCGACTGGGACTGGGACCTGGCGAAGTCCTTGCGTAGCGCACGGCTGAGGTCTCGTACCTGAACCAGCACCCCGTACTCCCAACTCGGCATGTTATCCAGCCATAGTCCAGGCGGCGCGACGTCATTGGTCAGGTAGCCGCCGGGCTTGTCCAGCAATGTCGTGGCCACCTGCTTAAGCGTCTCGACTGTGGTGTAGCCATTGACGATCTGCTGCTGGGAAGCCTCGGCAGCGTGTCGAACCTGCTGTTGCACCGGGAAACGATCAGGCTCGGAACTCCAGTACCACCCCACCAGCAAGGCGACCAACAGGTAGAGTGCGATCACCGCGGCGAGGGCCAGCAACAGTGGATTGCGAGTCGCCCCTTCCGCTCTGGCTGCGTTTCCCGATGAGCCGAGGCGGCCGAAGCGATTCTTCCAATCCAACATGGGCGTCTGTCCTTCTGTGTCATAAGTTCAAAGATTCGACCGCTGGCCACGAAGAGCGTTGCGGCATGTGAACCACTATAACGCAGCCGATTCACAGCAAGCCTCATAATGAGAACCAGAACGCCTTTGCATTGGCTTGGCAACAGTTGGATAGGTGGTAGCATTGCGCCACCTCAGTGAGCTCTGAAAGCACTGCCGCAGCGGGCCCAGGGAACCGGACATGTCGGACCAGGAAGAACTAAAACAACACTTCGCGCAACGCGTCATTCACCAAGCGCGAGAGATGTTAGAAGTCTGGCAGCAATTGCAACGCAATGAATGGAATGACAGCTACCGGATCGCGCTTGCCGACGCGAACCAGCGTTTGCGCCGGTTCGCCGAGCGTTTCGAACAGGTCGAGCACCGTCAACTTGCGCTAGGCATCGACGAGTGCCTGGGCGACATCAAGGACAACCGCGGTCGGTTGTCGAGCGACACCATTACAACCCTCAGCCAACTGATCTATCGCCTCGCGCGGACCGGGCTGCGTCATGGCGATCCACGTGGGCAGTCCGGCTATGTTCCGCCGCTGAGCAAACCCGTCTACATCGCCCTGGAAGATCATGAGCGTGCGAACCATGTGGTTCGACAGCTGCAATTCTTCAGCATGACCGCACAAGCCTTCGCCACAGACACCGAGTTTCGTGCCGCCATGCATGAGCGACATCCCGCCGCGCTGGTCATGGACGTCGATTTCAACGGCCCTGGCGAAGGCCTTAAGCTTGCCGAACGCGTGCAACAGGGCCTGGAGGAAAAACTGCCGCTCATCTTCTTCAGCCATGAAGAAACCGATACGCCAATGCGCTTGGCAGCAGTGCGTGCTGGAGGTCTGGAGTTTTTCACCGGCACCATCGATGCCTCGAGCCTGCTGGAAAAGATCGAAATCTTTACCCGTACCGCTCATTACGAACCGTTCCGGGTACTCATCATCGATGATTCGCGTGCCCAGGCGACGCACACCGAGCGCGTACTGAACAATGCCGGGATCGTCACCCAGACGCTCAACGAGCCAATTCAGGCCATCGCCTACCTGGCCGAGTTTCAGCCAGACCTGATTATCCTCGACATGTACATGCCTGAATGCATGGGCACCGAGCTGGCCAAAGTGATTCGTCAGCATGAGCGCTACGTGAGCGTGCCGATTATTTACCTCTCCGCAGAAGACGATCTGGACAAGCAGCTCGATGCGATGAACGAAGGCGGCGATGATTTCCTGACAAAGCCGATCAAGCCGAGCCACCTGATTGCGACAGTAAGAACACGCGCCGAGCGAGCACGTCATCTCAAAGCCAGAATCGTCCGTGACAGCCTTACCGGGTTATACAACCACACGCACAGCCTCCAGTTGCTTGAAGACGCGAGCTCGCGAGCCCGTCGCGACGGTCAGCCCCTGTGCTTCGCAATGATAGATATCGATCATTTCAAAAAAGTGAACGACACCTATGGGCACCCAATGGGCGACCGGGTCATCAAGAGCCTTGCGCTGTTCCTCAAGCAGCGCCTGCGCAAGACCGATCATATCGGCCGCTACGGCGGTGAGGAATTTGCCGTCGTGCTGCCTGACACCAACGCGGACGATGCGTTGAAAGTTCTAGACGAGATTCGGCAGCGCTTCGCCGAGATCCGCTATCCAGCACAACCGGCTGACCTCGCCTGCACCTTTAGTTGCGGCATTGCCGAACTGACGTCCGACGCAGACGTCAGGTCGCTGACTCAGCAAGCAGACGAAGCGCTGTACCGCGCCAAGAATGAAGGACGCAATCGAGTCGAACGGTTCACTCTGTCACCAGAATGACATCATATAGCCATACATTCCTGACCACCCCTACGACAGGAGGTCAGGATGCGCTTGAAGACACTTACCACCCTCAATACAGGCCTGCTCGTTGCGATTTGCGTTGCACTCGGCTTCACGCTCTGGTGGTCCGAGCGCGCGCTGCAACGGCCCTATCTGCTAATGGACCGCTACCTTGGCCTTTCGCAGCGCTTTGAGCACCAGGTCGCGGCCAACATCCAAGACTACCTGGCGAGTGGCGACGCCCTTCGCCACAGCGCAGCGATACAAGCACTTGATGATCTGACGACTGAGATTGCGGCGCTGCCTGGCCAGTTCGCTGACACGCTCCGATCAAGCCTTGCTGAGGTCAGCCGATTCGCCGCCACCGACCTCCTGGCAGCCGGCAAGCTCGCCGGCGACCCCCAGGGCTTGCTCCTGCAGGCCGAACGCGAGATGGGCGGAGCACTGACGCTATTACACCGCTATGCGCTCCAGAGCGGTCACGCGTCAGCAAAGCAGTACCTAACCCCTCTGTTCGAGGCCGACCGTCAATTGCTGCGCCTGAGCCACGCACGGAGCAAGATGGTGAGCAGCGGCCAGGATCGACTTGCCGATGAGGTGGAGCACGCCCTACGAGCGCTGGGCAAGCAAGCAGACTCACTGGATGCACTACCCTTGCTCGGTGTCGTGAGTGAGCAGCGCTCCGCACCCAGCACTTTCGCCTCCATGCTGGACCTTGGCGGGCAACAGGAACAGACCCGCAACGACCAGGGCATCGCGCTCAAACGCGAACTCATTGGGCTAATCAAACGCTATCCAGCAGAGCTTAAGCGGACCCGCGAACTCATCCGCCAACGCAGCGGGCTGATGGCCAGCAGCGTGCAGAAGATAGCGGCGTTGCAGCAGGCTCTCGTCGCGCTGGAGCCTGTGATCCGTGCCGAGCATCAGCGGATTCAGCGAGAAGTGCGACTGATCCAGGGTACGATCATTGCGCTCATACTTCTGATTGCATTTGCCATCGACCGCGTCCAGCGGCAGTTGACGCGCGCCTTGAGAGGGCTCGGCCCGGTACTTTCCGCCTGGGCTGCCGGTGA from Pseudomonas sp. DNDY-54 encodes:
- a CDS encoding sensor histidine kinase, producing the protein MVTEHLTFLGQQGRRILRLYHLYRVAIGLVLVLLISSDLHSDLMRMINPGAFHFGAWLYLILNILIAVLLQNPKRELPVLALALLDVTQLAALFYFAGGTPSGIGNLLIVAVAIANILLHGRVGFFIAAVAAAGLIYLTFYLSLNDSAASSQYVQAAALGTLCFAAALLVQGLTRRLQVSETLARQRAEEVANLEALNAQILQRMRTGILVLDSQERILLANQGALELLGQQELTGERLAPRCPDLIKGLQQWRDNPTLRPRNFKATAEGATLQPSFATLQHGVKQDTLVFLEDISHIAQKAQQLKLASLGRLTASIAHEIRNPLGAISHAAQLLQESEMLDAADLRLTQIIQDHSRRMNLVIENILQLSRRRQAEPQLLDLKYWVHRFASEFRETLPADQQVHVETRGSSLQTRMDPNQLIQVLTNLVQNGLRYSGHNRKQSQVWLKLFRDESSDLPVLEVLDDGPGVPAEQVQNIFEPFFTTENKGTGLGLYISRELCESNQARLDYRERDEGGSCFRIVFAHPRKLS
- a CDS encoding sigma-54-dependent transcriptional regulator, translating into MTARQKALIIDDEPDIRELLEITLGRMKLDTRSARNLKEARECLAREHYDLCLTDMRLPDGCGLELVQFIQQQYPQLPVAMITAYGSLDTAIGALKAGAFDFLTKPVDLGRLRELVNTALRLRTPNPNVTVDGRLLGASPPMNVLRKQIGKLARSQAPVYISGESGSGKELVARLIHEQGPRHERPFVPVNCGAIPSELMESEFFGHKKGSFTGAMEDKPGLFQAANGGTLFLDEVADLPLPMQVKLLRAIQEKAVRAVGGAKEVVVDVRILCATHKDLASEVAAGRFRQDLYYRLNVIELRVPPLRERREDVAQLAEVMLRRLAQECGDMPARLHPDALAKLQSYRFPGNVRELENMLERAYTLCEGEEIKPSDLRLSDAPGMPENGEASLAQIDNLEDHLEDVERKLIMQALEETRWNRTAAAQRLGLSFRSMRYRLKKLGLD
- a CDS encoding DUF2333 family protein; this translates as MLDWKNRFGRLGSSGNAARAEGATRNPLLLALAAVIALYLLVALLVGWYWSSEPDRFPVQQQVRHAAEASQQQIVNGYTTVETLKQVATTLLDKPGGYLTNDVAPPGLWLDNMPSWEYGVLVQVRDLSRALRKDFARSQSQSTEDADLSKAEPLFNFDNRSWALPASESEYRNAIRYLDRYLARLSDPAPKAQFYSRADNLNNWLGDVGTRLGSLSQRLSASVGRVRLDAQVAPDVASEGVQQVVEEERVETSWLHIDNVFYEARGQAWALSHLLRAIEVDFADVLAKKNAAISVRQIIRELEAAQQPLWSPMVLNGSGYGVLANHSLVMANYISRANAAIIDLRNLLSQG
- a CDS encoding PleD family two-component system response regulator, whose amino-acid sequence is MSDQEELKQHFAQRVIHQAREMLEVWQQLQRNEWNDSYRIALADANQRLRRFAERFEQVEHRQLALGIDECLGDIKDNRGRLSSDTITTLSQLIYRLARTGLRHGDPRGQSGYVPPLSKPVYIALEDHERANHVVRQLQFFSMTAQAFATDTEFRAAMHERHPAALVMDVDFNGPGEGLKLAERVQQGLEEKLPLIFFSHEETDTPMRLAAVRAGGLEFFTGTIDASSLLEKIEIFTRTAHYEPFRVLIIDDSRAQATHTERVLNNAGIVTQTLNEPIQAIAYLAEFQPDLIILDMYMPECMGTELAKVIRQHERYVSVPIIYLSAEDDLDKQLDAMNEGGDDFLTKPIKPSHLIATVRTRAERARHLKARIVRDSLTGLYNHTHSLQLLEDASSRARRDGQPLCFAMIDIDHFKKVNDTYGHPMGDRVIKSLALFLKQRLRKTDHIGRYGGEEFAVVLPDTNADDALKVLDEIRQRFAEIRYPAQPADLACTFSCGIAELTSDADVRSLTQQADEALYRAKNEGRNRVERFTLSPE